A single genomic interval of Pithys albifrons albifrons isolate INPA30051 chromosome 11, PitAlb_v1, whole genome shotgun sequence harbors:
- the SAG gene encoding S-arrestin → MSCPEPQKPGMDGKNASSPQKQVIFKKSTRDKALTIYLGKRDFVDNIGNVEPVDGVVLVDPAIIKGKKVYVSLTCAFRYGREDIDVMGLTFRRDLFFSRAQVYPPADKPESLTHLQESLLKKLGKNAYPFFFTFPDYLPCSVCLQPAPRDVDKTCGVDFEVKAFSTENVEERIHKRNSARLLIRKVQYAPEKPGPQPCAETTWQFFMSNKPLHLKACLSKEVYYHGEPIPVTVTINNSTEKTVRKIKVQVEQVANVVLYSSDYYIKVVAAEEAQEKVQPNSSLTKTLTLLPLLANNREMREIALDGKLKDEDTNLASSTIIKDGIDKTVMGILVSYKVKVKLTVPGMLGDLSSSEVGTELPFRLMHPKPEEWNPAGKHGEAELVFQEFARQQLKNMPDEEDKNSLSADE, encoded by the exons ATGAGCTGCCCTGAGCCCCAAAAGCCAGGAATGGATGGGAAGAATGCCAGTTCTCCCCAAAAACAAGTTATCTTCAAAAAAAGTACCCGTGACAAAGCT CTGACAATCTACCTTGGAAAGCGAGACTTCGTGGACAACATTGGGAATGTGGAACCTGTAG ATGGTGTTGTATTGGTGGATCCTGCTATtatcaaggggaaaaaag TGTATGTGTCCCTCACCTGTGCTTTCCGGTACGGCCGAGAGGACATCGACGTGATGGGCCTCACCTTCCGGCGGGACCTGTTCTTCTCCAGGGCACAGGTTTACCCTCCTGCTGACAAGCCAGAGTCTCTCACCCATTTGCAGGAATCTCTGCTAAAGAAACTGGGGAAAAATGCTTATCCCTTTTTCTTTACA TTTCCAGATTACCTGCCTTGCTCAGTCTGTCTGCAGCCTGCACCTCGTGATGTTGATAAG ACCTGTGGGGTGGACTTTGAGGTGAAAGCTTTCTCAACAGAGAACGTGGAGGAGAGAATTCATAAGAG GAACTCTGCTCGTCTGCTGATCCGCAAGGTGCAGTATGCCCCAGAGAAGCCGGGACCCCAGCCATGTGCGGAGACCACCTGGCAGTTCTTCATGTCCAACAAGCCCCTACACCTGAAAGCTTGTCTCAGCAAAGAG GTGTACTACCATGGTGAGCCCATCCCAGTCACTGTCACCATCAACAACAGCACGGAGAAAACAGTGAGGAAGATCAAAGTCCAGG TGGAGCAGGTTGCCAATGTGGTGCTGTACTCCAGTGACTACTATATCAAAGTGGTAGCTGCTGAGGAGGCACA ggaaaaggtgcagcccAACAGCAGCCTGACCAAGACACTGACACTCTTGCCCTTGCTTGCAAATAACCGGGAGATGCGGGAAATAGCTCTGGATGGAAAACTAAAGGATGAGGACACCAACTTGGCTTCTAGTACTAT CATTAAGGATGGAATAGACAAGACAGTGATGGGGATCCTGGTTTCCTACAAGGTCAAAGTGAAGCTCACTGTTCCAGG cATGCTGGGAGACCTTTCTTCCAG TGAagtgggcacagagctgccaTTCCGTCTCATGCACCCCAAGCCTGAGGAGTGGAACCCAGCAG